A single window of Thalassomonas viridans DNA harbors:
- the lpxD gene encoding UDP-3-O-(3-hydroxymyristoyl)glucosamine N-acyltransferase: protein MNYTLAELAQKLGARVAGDETVTVSSLATLEGAQAGQIAFLANSKYRQSLAGTKASAVILAEATLADCPTNALVMANPYMGYALVAQLLDTTPAPAKGIHASAVVDASAQIGANVSIGANSVISAGVSLADGVSIGAGCFVGENAVIGENTRLWANVSVYHEVVVGRDCLVQAGSVIGSDGFGYAPDNGRWLKIPQLGTVIVGDRVEIGASTTIDRGALENTVIGDGVILDNQVQIAHNVIIGDNTAVAGCSVIAGSAVIGKNCTIAGMVAINGHMEIADGCVFTGRAMVTKAIKEPGVYSSGMPCMPNKEWNKTNARIRKLDQMAQRIKTLEKELAEIKK, encoded by the coding sequence ATGAATTATACACTTGCTGAATTAGCGCAGAAACTGGGGGCTAGGGTGGCCGGTGACGAAACCGTTACCGTCAGCAGCCTTGCCACCCTTGAAGGCGCACAGGCAGGACAGATAGCTTTTCTGGCCAATAGCAAATACCGCCAGTCCCTGGCGGGAACCAAAGCCAGCGCCGTTATCCTGGCGGAAGCTACCCTGGCGGATTGCCCCACCAATGCCCTGGTGATGGCCAATCCCTATATGGGCTATGCCCTTGTGGCTCAGCTGCTGGATACGACGCCTGCACCTGCTAAAGGTATTCACGCTTCGGCCGTGGTTGATGCCAGTGCCCAAATAGGCGCTAATGTCAGCATAGGCGCCAATAGCGTTATCAGCGCCGGGGTAAGCCTGGCTGATGGCGTCAGTATCGGCGCCGGCTGTTTTGTCGGTGAAAATGCCGTGATTGGCGAAAATACCCGGTTATGGGCCAATGTCAGTGTTTACCATGAGGTGGTTGTCGGGCGGGATTGTCTGGTGCAGGCCGGCAGCGTGATCGGCTCTGACGGTTTCGGCTATGCCCCGGATAATGGGCGGTGGCTGAAAATTCCCCAGCTGGGGACGGTTATCGTCGGCGACCGGGTGGAAATCGGCGCCAGCACCACAATAGATCGCGGCGCCCTGGAAAATACCGTGATCGGCGACGGGGTGATCTTAGATAACCAGGTGCAAATTGCCCATAACGTCATTATCGGCGACAATACCGCCGTTGCCGGTTGCAGTGTGATCGCCGGCAGCGCCGTGATCGGTAAAAACTGTACCATAGCCGGCATGGTGGCCATTAACGGCCATATGGAAATCGCCGACGGTTGTGTCTTTACCGGCAGGGCCATGGTGACCAAAGCCATCAAAGAACCCGGTGTCTATTCTTCCGGCATGCCTTGTATGCCCAATAAAGAATGGAATAAAACCAATGCCAGGATCCGGAAATTAGATCAAATGGCGCAGCGTATTAAGACGCTTGAAAAAGAACTTGCTGAAATTAAAAAGTAG
- the fabZ gene encoding 3-hydroxyacyl-ACP dehydratase FabZ: protein MESQKNVIDVEEIQTLIPHRYPMLLVDRVLDYQPGKWLHAIKNVTINEPVFTGHFPDYAIFPGVMILESLAQATGILGFKSTDGREDKEMYLFASIDNAKFKKPVVPGDTMHLHVEFIKERRGMWKFYGEAKVDGKVVCSADLMCARRAL, encoded by the coding sequence TTGGAATCCCAAAAAAACGTTATCGATGTCGAAGAAATCCAGACATTGATCCCGCATCGCTATCCGATGCTATTAGTTGACCGCGTGTTGGATTACCAGCCGGGTAAATGGCTGCACGCCATCAAGAATGTCACCATCAATGAGCCTGTCTTTACCGGGCACTTTCCTGACTATGCCATCTTCCCGGGCGTGATGATCCTGGAAAGCCTGGCCCAGGCCACCGGCATTTTAGGCTTTAAGTCCACAGACGGGCGTGAAGACAAAGAAATGTACCTGTTTGCCTCTATCGATAATGCCAAATTCAAAAAGCCTGTGGTGCCCGGGGATACCATGCATTTGCATGTTGAATTTATCAAGGAACGTCGGGGAATGTGGAAATTTTATGGTGAAGCCAAAGTTGACGGTAAAGTCGTGTGCTCCGCCGATCTTATGTGTGCAAGAAGAGCGTTATAA
- the lpxA gene encoding acyl-ACP--UDP-N-acetylglucosamine O-acyltransferase produces MIHEQAIIEPGAVIGKNVSIGPWTYVGKDVVIGDNCDIGSHVVIKGPTRLGAGNRIFQFASIGEECQDLKYAGEPTELVIGDNNVFRESCTIHRGTVQDNSLTQIGSNNLFMAYTHVAHDCVVGNNCIMANNASIAGHVHVGDYAILGGMSGVHQFCHIGAHSFVAANALVLKDVPPYVMASGHGATPFGLNVEGLKRRGFEKSDILTIRRAYKEVYRKGLTVEEALLEIDKLAESTAAVKVFADFIRQSKRGIIR; encoded by the coding sequence GTGATTCATGAACAGGCGATTATCGAACCGGGCGCCGTGATAGGCAAAAATGTCTCTATCGGTCCCTGGACTTATGTCGGCAAAGACGTGGTTATCGGCGACAATTGCGACATCGGCTCGCATGTCGTGATCAAGGGGCCGACCCGGCTTGGCGCCGGCAACCGTATTTTCCAGTTTGCCAGTATCGGGGAAGAATGCCAGGACCTGAAATATGCCGGCGAGCCCACCGAGCTGGTGATAGGCGATAACAATGTCTTTCGTGAATCTTGCACTATTCACCGGGGTACGGTACAGGACAACAGCCTGACGCAAATCGGCAGCAACAATTTGTTTATGGCCTATACCCATGTGGCCCATGACTGTGTGGTGGGCAATAACTGTATTATGGCCAACAATGCCTCGATTGCCGGGCATGTTCATGTCGGCGATTATGCCATTTTAGGCGGCATGTCAGGCGTGCACCAGTTTTGCCATATCGGCGCCCACAGTTTTGTTGCCGCCAATGCCTTAGTATTAAAAGACGTGCCGCCTTATGTGATGGCTTCCGGCCACGGCGCCACCCCTTTTGGCTTGAATGTCGAGGGCCTTAAGCGCAGGGGCTTTGAGAAAAGCGATATTTTAACCATCAGGCGGGCGTATAAAGAAGTGTACCGCAAGGGCCTGACGGTGGAAGAAGCTTTGTTGGAAATCGATAAGCTGGCAGAGTCGACGGCGGCGGTGAAAGTGTTTGCCGATTTTATCCGCCAGTCAAAGCGCGGCATTATCCGTTAA
- the lpxB gene encoding lipid-A-disaccharide synthase: MNSSNHQAPDASPAPVFAIVVGEHSGDTLGAGLISALRKTHPEAKFVGIGGPKMSALGFESLFSMEELAVMGIVEVLGRLRRLLQVRKSLVRYFTENKPDVFIGIDAPDFNLGLEEKLKQSGIPTVHYVSPSVWAWREKRIFKIARATNMVLALLPFEKAFYDKHQVPCTFVGHSLADDIPLTSDKNQAREALGLPAEGKILALMPGSRGGELSRLVPVFLQSAQLLLAEDPGLTFVVPMISERRAEQFNALQQQHAPDLPLTLIVNKTQQVMAASDCLLMASGTVTLEAALIKRPMVITYKFNFLTYLLGKALVKLKWFSLPNLLAGRELVPELLQQQVTPDNILPLLKERLYQDQSQLNETFTEIHHKLRQDASAQAAKAVLTLVAK, encoded by the coding sequence ATGAATTCTTCTAATCATCAGGCGCCGGACGCTTCGCCGGCGCCGGTTTTTGCCATAGTGGTGGGCGAGCACTCAGGTGATACCTTAGGGGCGGGCCTGATTTCGGCGTTAAGAAAAACCCACCCCGAGGCTAAATTTGTCGGTATCGGCGGCCCGAAAATGTCGGCGTTGGGCTTTGAAAGCCTGTTCTCCATGGAAGAGCTGGCGGTGATGGGCATAGTGGAAGTACTGGGGCGTTTGCGGCGTTTATTGCAGGTGCGTAAAAGCCTGGTGCGCTATTTTACGGAAAACAAGCCGGATGTTTTTATCGGCATAGACGCCCCGGACTTTAACCTGGGGCTGGAAGAAAAACTCAAACAGTCGGGTATTCCCACGGTACATTACGTCAGCCCTTCGGTATGGGCCTGGCGGGAAAAACGTATCTTTAAGATAGCGCGGGCCACCAATATGGTGCTGGCGTTATTGCCGTTTGAAAAAGCCTTTTACGATAAGCACCAGGTGCCCTGTACTTTTGTCGGCCATTCCCTGGCGGATGATATCCCGCTGACATCGGATAAAAACCAGGCAAGGGAAGCGCTTGGCCTGCCGGCCGAAGGAAAAATCCTTGCCCTGATGCCCGGTAGCCGGGGAGGGGAGTTGTCCCGCCTGGTGCCGGTATTTTTGCAAAGCGCGCAATTATTGCTGGCAGAAGATCCCGGGTTGACTTTTGTCGTGCCTATGATCAGCGAGCGCCGGGCGGAGCAGTTTAACGCCCTGCAGCAACAGCATGCGCCGGACTTGCCGCTGACGTTAATCGTCAATAAAACCCAGCAGGTGATGGCGGCCAGCGACTGCCTGCTGATGGCATCCGGCACCGTGACCCTGGAAGCGGCGCTGATCAAGCGGCCTATGGTGATCACCTATAAGTTTAATTTCCTGACTTATCTATTGGGCAAGGCCCTGGTGAAGCTGAAATGGTTTTCCCTGCCAAACCTTTTGGCGGGCCGCGAGCTGGTGCCGGAATTATTACAGCAGCAGGTAACCCCGGATAATATCCTGCCGTTATTGAAAGAGCGCTTATATCAGGATCAGTCGCAGCTTAATGAGACTTTTACCGAAATCCACCATAAGTTAAGACAGGATGCCAGCGCACAGGCGGCCAAAGCCGTATTGACCTTAGTAGCAAAGTAA